A stretch of DNA from Staphylococcus equorum:
CTTGTCCAGCCGCTTCTTCATAACCTGATGTACCGTTGATTTGACCAGCAGTGTACAAGTTTTTGATTTTTTTAGTTTCAAGTGTTGGCCATAATTGTGTAGGTACGAGTGCATCGTATTCAATTGCATATCCTGCACGCATCATGTCTGCTTTTTCTAGACCAGGGATTGTTTCTACCATTTGTCTTTGTACATGTTCTGGAAGACTTGTAGATAATCCTTGTACGTAAACTTCATTCGTATTACGTCCTTCTGGTTCTAAGAATAATTGGTGACGTGGTTTATCGTTGAAACGCACAAATTTATCTTCAATTGATGGACAATATCTTGGACCTGTACCTTTAATCATTCCTGAATACATTGCTGATAGATGTAAATTATCATCAATCACTTGGTGTGTATCAGCATTTGTATATGTTAACCAACATGGTAATTGATCTAAGATGTATTCAGTAGTTTCAAAACTAAACGCTCTACCTACATCGTCACCTGGTTGGATTTCAGTTTTAGAATAATCAATTGTTTTCGCATTTACACGAGGTGGTGTACCTGTCTTAAATCTAACAACTTCGAAGCCAAGGTTTCTTAAATTATCAGCTAATGAAATAGATGGTAATTGGTGGTTAGGGCCACTTGAATATTTCATGTTTCCTAAGATGATTTCACCACGTAAAAATGTACCTGTTGTAATAATAACTGCCTCTGCCCAGTATTCTGTTCCAATATTAGTACGTACGCCTTTAATCACATCATCTTCAATCATTAAGTCATCTACCATGCCTTGCATAATATCAAGGTTTTCTTCATCTTCAATTACTTTTTTCATTTCTTGTTGATACAATACTTTATCTGCTTGTGCACGTAATGCTCTCACTGCTGGGCCTTTACCCGTGTTTAACATACGCATTTGAATGTGCGTTTTATCAATCGTTTTGGCCATTTGTCCACCTAAGGCATCTATTTCACGCACGACGATTCCTTTTGCCGGTCCACCAACTGATGGATTACATGGCATAAACGCGATATTATCTAAGTTAATTGTTAACATCAGCGTTTTTGCACCACGTCGAGCTGAAGCAAGTCCTGCTTCAATACCAGCATGCCCGGCTCCTATTACTATTACATCATATTCTTGAGCCATACTATTTTCCTCCTTATTATTTTCCTAAACAGAACTGACTAAATAATTGATCTATCAATTCATCACTTGCGGATTCTCCGATGATTTCACCTAATATTTCCCAAGTTCTCGTTAAGTCAATTTGAATCATATCCATTGGTATATCTGATTCTGCTGCATCTATTGCATCTTGAATTGTATTCCTAGCCTCTTTTAACAATGAAATATGCCTTGAATTAGATACATACGTCATATCTTGATTTTGAACATCGCCACCAAAGAATAAATCTCTAATCTGTATTTCTAATTGATCTATTCCTTCTTGCTTTAACATAGAAGTTTGGATTAACGGCATATCTCCAACCATTGCTTTAACTTCATCTATATCCAATTGTTTATCTAAATCCATTTTATTTACAATAACAATCGCGTCTTCATTTTTGATTACTTCATAAAGTTTACGGTCTTCTTCAGAGAGCGCTTCGTTATAATTTAATACAAATAAGATTAAGTCAGCCTCGCCCAATGCTTTTCGAGAACGTTCAACACCTATGCGCTCTACAATATCTTCAGTTTCACGAATACCTGCTGTGTCTACTAATCTTAGTGGTACACCTCGAACGTTAACGTATTCTTCTAATGTATCTCGTGTCGTTCCTGGCACTTCTGTAACAATAGCTTTATTATCTTGGATTAGATTATTAAGCATTGATGATTTACCAACATTCGGTTTACCGACAATTACTGTAGACAAACCTTCTCTCATAATCTTACCTTGCGTACCAGTTTCTAATAATTTATTAATCTCTTCTTTAATTTCACTTGATTTACCTAATAAAAATTCTGTAGTAGCGTCCTCTACGTCATCATATTCTGGGTAATCTATATTAACTTCGACTTGTGCAAGGATTTCGAGAATGGATTGTCGCTGTCGCTTAATCATATCACTCAAACGGCCTTCTATTTGATTCATTGCAACTTTTGATGCACGATCGGTTTTAGAACGAATAAAATCCATTACCGCTTCCGCTTGAGATAAATCAATACGTCCATTTAAGAACGCACGTTTCGTAAATTCTCCTGGCTCAGCCATACGTGCCCCATTACTCATTGTTAA
This window harbors:
- the mnmE gene encoding tRNA uridine-5-carboxymethylaminomethyl(34) synthesis GTPase MnmE → MDLDTITSISTPMGEGAIGIVRLSGADAVNVADKLFKGKQKLVDVTSHTINYGHIIDPESEEVIEEVMVSVLRAPKTFTREDIVEINCHGGILTINRVLELTMSNGARMAEPGEFTKRAFLNGRIDLSQAEAVMDFIRSKTDRASKVAMNQIEGRLSDMIKRQRQSILEILAQVEVNIDYPEYDDVEDATTEFLLGKSSEIKEEINKLLETGTQGKIMREGLSTVIVGKPNVGKSSMLNNLIQDNKAIVTEVPGTTRDTLEEYVNVRGVPLRLVDTAGIRETEDIVERIGVERSRKALGEADLILFVLNYNEALSEEDRKLYEVIKNEDAIVIVNKMDLDKQLDIDEVKAMVGDMPLIQTSMLKQEGIDQLEIQIRDLFFGGDVQNQDMTYVSNSRHISLLKEARNTIQDAIDAAESDIPMDMIQIDLTRTWEILGEIIGESASDELIDQLFSQFCLGK
- the mnmG gene encoding tRNA uridine-5-carboxymethylaminomethyl(34) synthesis enzyme MnmG, whose protein sequence is MAQEYDVIVIGAGHAGIEAGLASARRGAKTLMLTINLDNIAFMPCNPSVGGPAKGIVVREIDALGGQMAKTIDKTHIQMRMLNTGKGPAVRALRAQADKVLYQQEMKKVIEDEENLDIMQGMVDDLMIEDDVIKGVRTNIGTEYWAEAVIITTGTFLRGEIILGNMKYSSGPNHQLPSISLADNLRNLGFEVVRFKTGTPPRVNAKTIDYSKTEIQPGDDVGRAFSFETTEYILDQLPCWLTYTNADTHQVIDDNLHLSAMYSGMIKGTGPRYCPSIEDKFVRFNDKPRHQLFLEPEGRNTNEVYVQGLSTSLPEHVQRQMVETIPGLEKADMMRAGYAIEYDALVPTQLWPTLETKKIKNLYTAGQINGTSGYEEAAGQGIMAGINAAARVQNKDEVVLSRSDAYIGVLIDDLVTKGTNEPYRLLTSRAEYRLLIRHDNADLRLTDLGHELGMISEERYARFNAKRDMIKSEQERLASIRVKPHDRVQEIIEAQGGSRLKDGILALELLRRPEMTYDLILEILDESHVLPSDVEEQVEIQTKYEGYINKSLQQVEKVKRMEEKKIPEDLDYSVVDSLATEAREKLTEVKPLNIAQASRISGVNPADISILLVFLEQGKIQRVKN